AATACcttccgtgttttggattgtgttcccggaggtatgctttttagagctacgtactctggtttttgggaaccaaaatgttgtgagaacttgggtagctaccgtttcaggacaggtaccttcgggttgctctgttagcttgctgtctatctcagctttagtagctatgtcgatgcttggtttttcgattccttctacgggtatgatccgttttacgagggggtctgacgtggaggctaaagcagccaacgcatctgctgaggagttctctcctcgtgggatccttgttagctcgaatttgtcgaactgcctagtgaggttctggacgacttcgagatatgcccccattctttcgtccctcgtttcatattctccgtgaaactggctagctactagctgtgaatcactataagcgtttagctctcgaattccgagactTAGGgtgagtttcaaccctgcgattagtgcttcatattcagcttcgttgtttgaggcgctgaatccaagcctatatgactgctcaatggtttctcctgctgaagaagttagccttagaccgacaccggagccctgttttgatgaggctccgtcgacatacaggctccacttcggagattccatttcggagtctaattgctcggatgctaattcaatgataaagtcggtaaggacctgagcttttgctgctgctcgaggtctatactcaatatcatattcactgagctctatggcccatttagccaatcgccctgactggctagggctgtacaatatcattcgtaatggttgtgaggtcattacgacgattgagtgcgattggaagtaaggtcgcaattttctggcagctgttacgactgctagagctaatttttccattgcgggataccttgtttcggcgtctatcgaactcttactggtgtaatagacaggtctttgttcgttttgttcctctcgtaccagcacgccgctaactgcagcagtcgatacagcgaggtacatgtacaatggctctcctactacaggtttagataggatcggaggttcggagaggtaagctttcaattgcttgaaggcttcctcgcacttctcgtcccataagaacttcttattatttcttagaagcttgtagaatgggaggcacttatcggtggacttggatatgaatcgatttaatgccgcgattcgtccagtcaaccTCTGTActtctctggttgtcttaggtgacggcatttctaggaaggttgatATCTgttgcgggttggcttcaatgcctctttcggttacgaggtagcctaggAATTCgtctgagggtaccccgaaggtacatttagtgggattgagcttcatatcgtacttattaaggatatcgaagcattcccttaagtgggagatatggtcttctccagctgaggatttgactagcatatcgtcaatatagacctccatggtttttccaagttgcccagcgaacatcttatttactagcctctgataggtagctcctgcgttctttaatccgaatggcataaccttgtaacaataggttcctcgttcggttatgaatgcagttttctcctggtcctcaggatccatcatgatttggttgtatcctgagaaggcatccatgaaggataggagtcgatggccagcagttgcttcaaccaggcggtcgatgtgaggtaacgggaagctgtctttaggacaagccttgtttaggtctgtgaagtctgcacagattctccatttcccgtttttcttctttacaactaccgggttagctagccagtcagggtagtgtacctctcgaatggacccagctttcgtaagtcggtcaacttcgtcgttaacagcttgagccttttcgaggcccagcttgcgacgtttttgtttgatcggtttgaaagtagggtctacttttagtttatgggtggtgatgttcggatctatgcctttcatgtcattggtggaccatgcaaaggtcttgacattgcttttcaggaagtcaatgagctcctttttcgtctcaggaggtagctcagatccgatgctcacctgtctttcaggatttgagtcgtcgatgcaaactttttcggtgaggttcttggggggacctcgaatattttgttgcatttcgcgaccctcctggatctgtaattgctattgggggactttttgaggatttcgaatcctcccaaatagcagatcctggatatcttctggctaccgtgtacggtagctaccccttcaggtgttgggaatttcacacattgatgatacgtcgaggctactgccttcattttgtgaatccagggtcttcccaggatcgaatcgaacggggaaggtctgtcgatgactactaagttggtcattttcattattccgccagctatgactgggagcttgatagtgcCCAATGAGGTAgttgtttctccggagaagcctacgagattagctttctggccaataatttcgtagtcgtctatttccatcccttttagggtgttgtagaaaataaggtcgacagagcttcctgtgtctatcatgagtttagggacctcgtatcatgcgatgttcagggtgacaatcaacgcatcatcgtgaggtctgtcaaggtttgaggtctcgctttcccagaaagaaatcttagtattggactcggggttgggaggcttaggtccagtgttagacatagccttccgtacgtgatccttaatggagttgacggagtcttgacatatgtctgatcctccaaggatacagtccaccctcgagtcggggctcgattgaggggacggtttgcttaagagagcttcgacttgtaaactttttccttgggggaattttccaagaatcaactcgactcttttcttgggagctggaggtggcgaatcggtctccttctcaggtgacctctcgcgctttggagaggtgtctctgggacctcttttctgataaggtggtggctttttaaggtccactctctttatttctccggctgcgaatttagctgccagttgtcgttggaggtcccaacattcctcagttgagtgcccttctcgatcatgataagagcaatgtttgtttttatcaaagccttttgaccagggagttttgtttgctgcggcgacaggtttttcttccttgtcttcctcgattgcgtaggaatgttctccctgagtttggttgtttcgggggttcccccttttatgaggtccctttgcctcagaggattcacctttcgagtgattctgaggcttcttgtggagtttatccaatgcggctgtctcctcctccaaagtaatgtatctggtggctttatgaagagcatcatcgatagttggaggagtattgagtgttagctctgaccaccagaatttcgatttatagagcagacctctcctaagagcctcgatggtgactaggtcgttaggattcgagagcttagttcttattgccctgaatttctcgatgtagactcgtagtgagtcccacattccttgtctgaccttccaaaggtcggcctcggaggcttgcttcaggatatgggccgagtactgcttcatgaaggcgttagttaactgatcgaaactatctatcgaggctggttcgagaccagagaaccactcaagggctgttccgaccaagttttcggcgaatgttctgcagtaacctgcttcacattcttcctgtgtaaaatgggatttaacgattgccaatcggaaagctctcaaataggcctttgggtcggaggtcccatcatactcgggaattctgattttttgggtatctcttatgtaggagctggcaattctgtcagtgaatggagttccacgggtttcttcgatcaagctatcgatttcgggagctgagctcgtagctttatggacttgagctcccaatttttggagagcagCATGAGTTTGTTCCATATATCTActgatagcttcaggtccttccatgggaaggacatttgggtcgttattaggtacccgacgggcaggttcctgagggaatcgtgtgggctcatcctcccatgcagcTGGTGGGCTAaatcgctcaccagctcttgggttatcaGAATCTATCCGTTGATATCCGTCCCATTCGGGGTTGagcctctggtttgataaaTCGGAGCTGCTGTTCTGcctccagatgggaaggatactcctgccccggacctaaaatcaggtggcggaggaggtagGCGAGAGCTCCGATCAGCGACCTGACTGGGTGTGGAACTGGTTGTTGCCACGTTGCTTCCCATATCACTGGTGATAGGTGGGTTAAACATgggagctgtcccagtatgaggtgtctggaaagcagatccccgtccttcgggagcagtgctatcaggagaAAAGTCTAGACGTCCccgggggaatgagggatcggtcaatcgatctcggaaggtGACCCCCGGAGTTTGACGtcgcggtggttgggttgttgtgtCTAGAGATCTTGTTATCTCTTTGAATCGCTGCTGTCGagcagctagctgatgcatcgtacgctcactttcctgagctttgtctactaattgcatcatcatctggcgaatctcagagagctgagcctccgtttgattcggagtggcttgctgctgaggattctcggtggtTGGGAGCCCGGAGGCGGttccacttgatgatctcgggttagtaGCCCCGGTTGtagtctggctcgttcgagtgccagccggaagctgttgcccagatcggtggtcgccacgtcgaggctccgtggttacgagactagagcctccgttgttcggtgagccatcgctctgaatcggaaggttaaggtcagacggattgtggtctgatcggtaggattcatcctcaagttagagtaaaggattcgattgtttcttccccacagacggcgtcaattgtgagggattaacctcaccacctagattttagatcaggtttaaggttttaggaaaggttagggaaagataacgtggactgaatcccgtaataacttgtagaatgaattaCGATTTTGTATTGACATTGtggtaaaagaatggttacaaaagatgtttctcttgacgATTACAAAGACAACAAAATGTTTAACAGATGATGTGAATAATCGTGAAAATGAATAAGGGTTGAATAATCTCTTTCTTcacttgctttctctttaaatagtctcaggtcccgcttgatcgtcgCCAACTGGtttccgagatcttctccgtttattgagggatccgcaacagcttccctttgaccgggtcctgcgcttctttttttacgacgtgagcttcctcttcgtcgtgatcTCTTTGGTAAAAgtccttagctctcagccttcggctccagcttagctccTTTTAGATATCGAGCTCGTGATGGGCCTGTCGCGGCCTGTTATCGTCTTTTATTATTTAGCAGTCAGCTACCGgaccatattcgggcccaacagtcaTCAAGGCTGAACTGTAGAATAGTATCCTGACTTTTATAGGTGTCAAACCTTCTAGTAGTAGAAATGGTGCTATAGTATATTCTTTCTTTGTAGTTTTTCCAAATTGATGATTACTCTAAGCAAAGCTTTCTAAATgtaatgtaaaataataaaatcagaTTAATGAGGACGACCTTAACGCAAGGAATGAAACATACTTTTTCTCGTAAGTTGTCTGGCATATTATGTTGAATTTACTTATCTTACTCGCATTTGGGTGTCAATCTTACTTAAACCATTAAAAATTTACAACATATAACAGTACAAAGAAATCTAGACGTAAGAGGCAGAAGAGTCAGGTAGGGAGTTCAAGGCAGGGGCCTCATCTTGGACTAGGCTGCGAGGTGCTAGATAAGACTGACGGTATGTGTTTGATTGTAACGGATCTTATTTGGATTTTTAGTTTTGGGATcctgtttaattatttatgacTAATTTACTGTCTTATGTGCATTAGACAACTTTGGATCACATTTCAATTGTCTTGATTTGGTAATTAACTCATTTTCCTTtaggctctaactggtgaccattgAATTAGGAATAAGAATGAGTAGGAAATGAATgaatatgaataaaattaatggaattaaaaggaatatttattacttttgttccATATCAATTTTGATAAGGAATGTTTTTGTTCTATAGTTCCTTAAATTATTCCTATCCATTCATTTCCTACTCATTCCTATTCCTAATTtaatggtcaccagttagagccttAGTGTTTTAATTTGAAAAGTGTGTCAGAGAAGAAAGTGGTTTGCTGATAAATTTGAGTATTGTGTAGGTGTTGGAGAATGTTTATGGTGAAACTGTGAAACCATGGCCTTCTTTACGGCCTAACTATGAACAAGTGTAATGTCTTTTTCGAATAGCTTCCAAACTGAAGACCCCAGAACcccttattttaaataaaagtaaacaatcCATTGGGTTTGGTACTTCGTTTTCTTCGCCGGTTCCGTTTCTGCACACAACTCCACTTTCTCTGCAATCAATCCTCCAAAATCAAACGGCTTTGTTTCGACTTTCTACctctttatttctttataaatatctttttgGTAGATATTCTCTTCTTCTTGGATATTTCTCGAATGACAAATCAATTGGTTCCAGCATCTCAACTCAAAGAAATTAAAAGTGAAGACCGATGACTTATCCACTGATCGTACCAGCCAAACCCTCTGCTCTACTAATCAATCAAAACGGGGAAAAAggtgtctcctcctccaaagctGTCTCCGGCGAGTATATGTCGAAGAAACTAAAGGGCAACGCCGTTGTCTCCTCCGATCAAGTGTTGTTCTTCAGAGATGTCGGACCACAAGAAGGGGAGTCATCGTTTCGTCTCCTCCTCTTCGACGAACAGGTTTACTCCAAGGCTTCGAAAAAGCTCAAAGCTTTAGAGAAAGCGAAGCTTGGGGCAGAACTTAAGGTAAACCCTCAGCTCCAATTGTGAGTTTCGGGTTCAAAGTCAATTGCTTTACAGCTTTTTTCCCTGAAAAAAGTATGATCATGGTGTGTAGGCAAAACAGAGCAAAGATGTTTCTAAGAAGAGCACGAAGAAGAGTTCACAAAGGGATGCGCATGAAGAGAATCCTGAGGATTTTGTGGACCCTGAGACTCCTGTTTGTGAGAGGAAACAACTCTCTTTACAGATGGCTAAGCAATACAGTCCTGCTGCCGTAGAGAGAGCGTAAGTGTTTATAGAACTTTGGTGTTGTGGTGTGTTTCATTTGTCCCTCTAGATAAATTCtctgttgttgtttgtttgatttggtCAGGTGGTACGCTTGGTGGGAGAAAGCTGGTTTCTTTACGGCGGATGCTAAGAGTTCCAAGCCAGCGTTTGTTATTGTAAGACCTTTACGGCGGATGCTAAGAGTTCCAAGCCAGCGTGTGTTCCATAAGATGTGTTGAAATATTGCAATAAAGATGCTCTAAATGGCTTCTTTGATCCTGTAATTTGTTTCTGTACGTTCTTCCTCCTCCAAATGTGACTGGACTCTTGCATATTGGCCATGCCTTAACAACTGCAATCCAGGTTTCATTAATaaagttgtttttgtttttttttgctctgtTTATTGTTCCTGCTAATGTTGTTCAGCGGCTTGACAGTTACTGATGCAGGATTTGATTATTCGTTGGAAGAGAATGTCTGGGTTTAAAGCACTGTGGGTGCCAGGCAGAGCCGGACCTGAAATTTTCGGGGCcctattcaaaattaaaattaaaactttgattttttaCCTTATAATCAAAGAactgtttctctgttttttctgAACAAAACAGTTGTTTTTAAGAAGGTGAAACCCAGAAATCATATATTAGGCTTCTCGTAAATTGAGATATAAAACATTTTGCTTATTATAATACTAGTTATTATCATATGGGTCCACCTAgtcttttattttgatttttacgCAGAAAAGTTTCCTTGGTCCAATTTTATACGGTTTTAACATTACACACAGACCAACATTAGTTTATTTGGAAGTCAGATTTTCTAAGCTTTTGTTCACAAATTAGTTTCGTTTTTTGTTATATACATTTCCAAAAATAATGGCTATATCTAAATATATCTTCTCAAAGTAACACATATATAGGGAAGAAACTATCCAAATACAATTACGAAGCTTTTAACTTAATTTGACACAAATAAATCAATATCAAGGtttatgaaaaatttaattgaacaaaaattatctaattgattttcttaaaacatgttacaataaaaaaaatatgtactgaaaattgtatataatatatttaattagcAAAACTTTTAAGAAAGCCAAACTCTTAAGTAAAAGTTCACTTATTGAACAATATCTTCTGAACATTTTTGACATAAGAAACTAACAAcgaacttatatataatatatccgAATTACAAAAAAATGGTTCTCAAGAAGGAAAATAACCTAAAGAGATTTTATTAAAGggtaaaatatgtatttataccTCTTAGATTAACTAATCTAGACTTAAAGTTTAGAGTCATGGGTGGATTTTGGGGATGGAGTTTCAAgtgtcaaaaaataaaaaataataattattttttttgaaaaaagctattttgatcattttattttataaatactatttttatgacaaaaacttaaaaatagttatttaagAGAATTGcccatttatttttgttattctaATATCTTCACTTATACACAACAACTTCCTTTACCAttagattatttttcttttggaaaatgttgtaaaatctttttttcttaatactAATATTTCGTAATGGCCTCTAACCTTATATAAGGTAGAATATCGGAATTTTCTCCCAGAAAAAGGATAGAATATCTGGATAAACTATCTTGGAAAAATAGTCAATTCAGATTTAATCAATGATAGACCATGATTAAGAATTCACTTAGTGGGTTTAGAATCAATTTGAAAACAAAGTATTTAACCAATACATCTACAATAAAACCCTCACGGATTGCCACATCTCTGACATTGGCAAATCATGCAAGGATTGTTAACACTTTAAAAGGATGAGTAAATTTTTATCTTCGTTTAAACAAGTTGATGAGCACAAAACAACACATGCATttacatgtttttctttttgtaacatcaactttgtttttatgttttaaattcaGTTATATTCATATTGGTGCAagtatcatttatttattatatttttttaatcaatcaGTGAAAATATTTACACTACCTTCACTAACCACTATCAAAATGGATCATCCGGCGTGCACTACGTTTATAATTTTGTCTTTTAAAAgtggtctttttttttgtgctgaACGGTTTAGTCTTCAACAGACAGTTTTGCTAGGGTACTAACTTTTTTGTTAaatctttaatttatttattttctatagttttcATGTTACAcacaagaaaattaatttatgcATATCtgttagatttataaatattttgttatatgagtataaaataaaaatgcccataaatagtttatattatgaaatttgTTAGATCATTGACCTTCTCCACATTTTCCATAGGTATTGGAATAATAATTCACATCCATAAACACACAGAAGTCTCAACTATCCTCTAACAGTCAATAACTTGCCATGCACACAATAA
This genomic stretch from Raphanus sativus cultivar WK10039 chromosome 3, ASM80110v3, whole genome shotgun sequence harbors:
- the LOC108845956 gene encoding valine--tRNA ligase, mitochondrial 1 isoform X1, encoding MTYPLIVPAKPSALLINQNGEKGVSSSKAVSGEYMSKKLKGNAVVSSDQVLFFRDVGPQEGESSFRLLLFDEQVYSKASKKLKALEKAKLGAELKAKQSKDVSKKSTKKSSQRDAHEENPEDFVDPETPVCERKQLSLQMAKQYSPAAVERAWYAWWEKAGFFTADAKSSKPAFVIVLPPPNVTGLLHIGHALTTAIQLLMQDLIIRWKRMSGFKALWVPGRAGPEIFGALFKIKIKTLIFYLIIKELFLCFF
- the LOC108845956 gene encoding valine--tRNA ligase, mitochondrial 1 isoform X2 — encoded protein: MTYPLIVPAKPSALLINQNGEKGVSSSKAVSGEYMSKKLKGNAVVSSDQVLFFRDVGPQEGESSFRLLLFDEQVYSKASKKLKALEKAKLGAELKAKQSKDVSKKSTKKSSQRDAHEENPEDFVDPETPVCERKQLSLQMAKQYSPAAVERAWYAWWEKAGFFTADAKSSKPAFVIVLPPPNVTGLLHIGHALTTAIQDLIIRWKRMSGFKALWVPGRAGPEIFGALFKIKIKTLIFYLIIKELFLCFF